One part of the Anaerolineales bacterium genome encodes these proteins:
- a CDS encoding cell division protein FtsW, with product MSEETFDQFEATPEAFEQPERRSRRRGRRKGASLWPQLELNFDVPMALAIFALVVFGLLMVYSASWDFSLSEYDDPTFMFRRQMVTMTIGLVGGLAAYFIDYRFWRKYAIPLIAGTIISLLVVLVVNEVRFGSARALSGGSYMPGEVAKVATILYLSVWLSSKREQLAHVGRGIVPLGAIVGLMAGLILLQPDFSAAATMVVLGGMMFFLAGGSIKQIIFMLAGASVLASLFVSVSTTSQVRISSYLDSLQDPTQANSHVLRSFEAFVKGGWFGVGIGLADTKLTGLPVPPTDSIFAVVGEELGLVGCAILALLYGVVLWRGMVIAHRAPDMLGALIAGGITVWITMEAFINMGVMVGLLPFAGNALPLISFGGSSLVSVLGALGVVMSVSRTSSAKSQKEERIIDATTRGRRGERGWGLSRARRASRIGRN from the coding sequence ATGAGCGAAGAAACCTTTGACCAGTTTGAAGCCACGCCCGAAGCCTTCGAGCAGCCCGAGCGGCGTTCCCGCCGCCGCGGCCGCCGCAAGGGCGCCAGCCTGTGGCCGCAGTTGGAGCTCAACTTTGATGTCCCCATGGCCCTGGCCATCTTCGCCTTGGTCGTCTTCGGCCTGCTGATGGTCTACTCCGCCAGTTGGGACTTCTCGCTGAGTGAATACGATGACCCCACCTTCATGTTCCGCCGCCAAATGGTCACCATGACCATCGGTCTGGTGGGCGGGCTGGCAGCCTATTTCATTGACTATCGCTTCTGGCGCAAATATGCCATCCCTCTCATCGCCGGCACCATCATCAGCCTGCTGGTCGTGCTGGTGGTGAACGAAGTCCGCTTCGGTTCGGCCCGCGCCCTCAGTGGCGGTTCGTATATGCCTGGTGAAGTGGCCAAGGTGGCGACGATCCTGTATCTCTCGGTCTGGCTCAGCTCCAAACGTGAGCAGCTGGCCCATGTCGGCCGCGGCATTGTGCCGCTGGGCGCCATCGTGGGCCTGATGGCCGGCCTCATTCTGCTGCAGCCTGACTTCAGCGCCGCCGCCACCATGGTGGTGCTGGGCGGCATGATGTTCTTCCTCGCCGGCGGCAGCATCAAGCAGATCATCTTCATGTTGGCCGGCGCCAGTGTGCTGGCCAGCTTGTTCGTCAGCGTCAGCACTACCAGCCAGGTGCGTATCAGCAGCTACCTGGATAGTTTGCAGGACCCCACCCAGGCCAACAGTCACGTGCTGCGCTCATTCGAAGCGTTTGTGAAGGGTGGCTGGTTCGGCGTGGGCATTGGCCTGGCCGACACCAAGCTCACCGGCCTGCCCGTGCCGCCCACCGACAGTATCTTTGCCGTCGTGGGCGAAGAACTCGGCCTGGTGGGTTGTGCCATCCTGGCGCTCTTGTATGGCGTAGTGCTATGGCGCGGCATGGTCATTGCCCACCGCGCCCCAGACATGCTGGGTGCGCTGATCGCCGGCGGCATCACCGTCTGGATCACCATGGAAGCCTTCATCAACATGGGCGTGATGGTGGGTCTGCTGCCGTTTGCCGGCAATGCGTTGCCGCTGATCAGTTTCGGCGGCTCCAGCCTGGTCTCTGTGCTGGGCGCACTGGGCGTTGTAATGAGCGTTTCGCGCACATCAAGCGCGAAGAGCCAGAAAGAAGAAAGGATCATTGATGCGACTACTCGTGGCCGCCGGGGCGAGCGGGGGTGGGGTCTATCCCGCGCTCGCCGCGCTTCAAGAATTGGGCGCAACTGA
- the murD gene encoding UDP-N-acetylmuramoyl-L-alanine--D-glutamate ligase: MDWKERKVVIVGAARQGVATAKYLANHGARPVLTDARPAEQLGEARAALAGLPVEWALGGHPLSLLDGADLVCLSGGVPSDIELVRVAKQRNIPISNDSQLFLDGAPCRVVGITGSAGKTTTTTLVGRMLAGLEGQSVRKVWVGGNIGRPLLADVDEMHADDIAVMELSSFQLEWMTRAPQIATILNLAPNHLDRHASMDEYVAAKARILDYQTADDVAVLNREDSRSWPLAESVRGSVLWFTRGLLAAGQHGVFARGNSIWLRDASGEHELLPLNAIELRGEHNLMNVLAACALAAAAGARPQDMLTGLQGFHGAPHRLEFVRSLRGVEYYNDSIATAPQRAEAAVRAFGQPLVLLLGGRDKQLDWSGLVSLAAERTSRVVLFGQAAPMLEQLFASRAPQLPRHTAPGFDEAVRLAAAEARPGEVVLLAPGATSFDEFKDFEARGERFRQLVSEL; the protein is encoded by the coding sequence ATGGACTGGAAGGAGCGCAAAGTGGTGATCGTGGGAGCCGCGCGGCAAGGAGTGGCAACCGCCAAATATCTGGCGAACCACGGCGCGCGCCCCGTGCTCACCGATGCGCGCCCGGCCGAGCAGCTGGGCGAGGCCCGCGCCGCGCTGGCTGGCCTGCCGGTGGAATGGGCGCTGGGCGGTCATCCGTTGAGCTTGCTGGATGGCGCTGATCTGGTATGCCTCTCCGGCGGTGTGCCCAGCGATATTGAGTTGGTGCGTGTAGCCAAACAGCGCAACATTCCTATCTCGAACGACTCGCAACTCTTCTTGGATGGTGCCCCGTGCCGCGTGGTCGGCATCACCGGCTCGGCCGGCAAGACCACCACCACCACCTTGGTGGGGCGCATGCTGGCTGGCCTCGAAGGCCAGAGTGTTCGCAAAGTCTGGGTGGGCGGCAACATCGGCCGCCCGCTGCTGGCGGATGTGGACGAGATGCACGCCGATGACATCGCCGTGATGGAACTTTCCAGCTTCCAGCTGGAATGGATGACCCGCGCCCCACAGATAGCCACCATCCTCAACCTGGCGCCCAATCATCTCGACCGCCATGCCAGTATGGACGAATACGTAGCCGCCAAAGCGCGCATTCTGGACTACCAGACCGCCGATGATGTAGCCGTGCTTAACCGTGAAGACTCACGCTCTTGGCCGCTGGCTGAGAGTGTGCGCGGAAGCGTACTGTGGTTCACCCGCGGCCTGCTGGCCGCCGGTCAGCACGGCGTGTTCGCGCGCGGCAACAGCATCTGGCTGCGCGATGCCAGCGGCGAGCACGAACTGCTGCCGCTGAACGCGATTGAATTGCGCGGCGAGCACAACCTGATGAACGTACTGGCTGCCTGCGCCCTGGCTGCCGCTGCCGGCGCCCGTCCGCAAGACATGCTGACCGGGTTGCAGGGCTTCCACGGTGCGCCGCACCGCTTGGAATTTGTGCGCAGCCTGCGCGGGGTGGAGTACTACAACGACTCGATCGCCACCGCCCCCCAGCGCGCCGAGGCCGCTGTCCGCGCCTTCGGCCAGCCGCTGGTGCTGCTGCTGGGCGGGCGCGACAAGCAGCTTGACTGGAGCGGGCTGGTGAGCCTAGCCGCGGAGCGCACCAGCCGCGTGGTGCTGTTCGGCCAAGCCGCGCCGATGCTTGAGCAGTTGTTTGCCAGCCGGGCGCCGCAGCTGCCGCGCCACACCGCGCCCGGCTTCGATGAAGCCGTGCGCCTGGCCGCCGCCGAAGCCCGCCCGGGCGAGGTGGTGCTGTTGGCGCCTGGCGCCACCAGCTTTGACGAATTCAAGGACTTTGAAGCCCGCGGCGAGCGGTTTCGCCAATTGGTGAGTGAGCTATGA
- the mraY gene encoding phospho-N-acetylmuramoyl-pentapeptide-transferase gives MNGSATALVLAGVSFILTVIWGGPLIRILRRLEVGDSIRVEAPQRHIVKVGTPTMGGVMFILPVLLVTVLLNAVSLIGLSGVGLSVLVPMGAMIAFAALGSLDDIRKLQRRIGEGMRARNKLLLQVVLATALAIALRELLHVPDMYLPGASVEFDLGLFFYPVAVFIIVGAANAVNFTDGLDGMAGLISATAFATFGCIALLQGQTFLAQFCFTLVGALFGFLWFNVHPAQLIMGDTGAMALGACLGVVALMTGQWILLPLIAVIPVSEILSVILQVGFFKLTGGRRVFKMTPLHLHFELSGWSETQIVQRFWLMGLLFAMVGVALAVL, from the coding sequence ATGAACGGTAGCGCCACCGCATTGGTGCTGGCCGGGGTGAGTTTCATTCTCACTGTCATCTGGGGCGGCCCGCTCATCCGTATTTTGCGTCGCCTGGAAGTGGGCGATAGCATCCGCGTCGAGGCACCCCAACGCCACATCGTCAAAGTGGGCACGCCCACCATGGGCGGCGTGATGTTCATTCTGCCCGTGCTGCTGGTGACCGTACTGCTCAACGCCGTCTCGCTGATCGGGCTGAGCGGGGTGGGGCTCTCGGTGTTGGTGCCGATGGGCGCCATGATCGCGTTTGCCGCCCTGGGCAGCCTTGATGACATTCGTAAGCTGCAGCGGAGAATCGGTGAGGGCATGCGCGCCCGCAACAAGCTGCTGCTGCAGGTGGTGCTGGCAACCGCTCTGGCGATTGCACTGCGTGAACTGCTCCACGTGCCAGATATGTACCTGCCCGGTGCCAGTGTTGAGTTTGACCTTGGCTTGTTCTTCTACCCGGTGGCGGTATTCATTATTGTGGGGGCGGCCAACGCGGTCAACTTTACCGATGGCTTGGACGGCATGGCGGGCTTGATCAGCGCCACCGCCTTCGCCACCTTTGGTTGCATTGCCTTGCTGCAGGGCCAGACCTTTCTGGCGCAGTTCTGCTTCACGCTGGTGGGCGCACTGTTCGGCTTCCTGTGGTTCAACGTGCACCCCGCCCAGCTCATCATGGGCGATACCGGCGCTATGGCGCTGGGCGCTTGCCTGGGCGTGGTGGCCTTGATGACCGGCCAGTGGATCCTGCTGCCGCTGATCGCGGTCATCCCCGTCAGCGAGATCCTCAGCGTTATTTTGCAGGTCGGCTTCTTCAAGCTCACCGGCGGGCGGCGCGTCTTCAAAATGACCCCGCTGCATTTGCATTTCGAGCTTTCCGGCTGGAGCGAAACCCAGATCGTGCAGCGCTTCTGGTTGATGGGCCTGTTGTTCGCCATGGTGGGCGTGGCCTTGGCGGTGTTGTAG
- the murF gene encoding UDP-N-acetylmuramoyl-tripeptide--D-alanyl-D-alanine ligase — MSAETLTLADIIEALSGERPAAAEQIALSGAVHDSREAKAGSLFVALRGEHVDGHDYVQAAFANGAVAALVERPLDGVAALDLRGKQPPAADLAPGQPVCIVVGDCLQALQQAARFWRRKLTSLRVIGITGSVGKTTTKELTADVLGQRYRTFKSAGNYNNEIGLPLSVLSITPDTERAVLEMGFYVIGEIALLADIAVPEIGVVTNIGTVHASRAGSQEAIYQGKAELVQNLSSDGVAILNYDDPFVKRMAQETKARVFFYGLDPAADLWADEVEGLGLDGVRFRLHYQNETLHVRIPLIGRHSVHTALRAAAVGVIEGMDWGAILSGLRMGNAQLRLMAVPGRNGSLLLDDTYNASPESTVAALNLLSELEGRKVAVLGDMLELGQYEEQGHRVVGNLAARVADLLVTVGPRAHTIAETARAAGLQATAINEFEDTEGALAYLKSALGAGDVVLVKGSRGVHMDRIVPDLEERNER, encoded by the coding sequence ATGAGCGCGGAAACATTGACCCTGGCAGACATCATCGAAGCCTTGAGCGGCGAGCGCCCGGCGGCCGCCGAGCAGATCGCGCTCAGCGGGGCCGTCCACGACTCGCGTGAGGCCAAGGCGGGCAGCCTGTTCGTTGCCCTGCGCGGCGAGCATGTGGACGGGCACGATTATGTGCAAGCCGCCTTCGCCAACGGCGCGGTGGCCGCCCTGGTTGAGCGCCCGCTGGACGGTGTTGCCGCGCTGGACCTGCGCGGCAAGCAGCCGCCCGCCGCCGATCTTGCACCCGGCCAGCCTGTGTGCATCGTGGTGGGGGATTGCCTGCAGGCGCTGCAGCAGGCGGCCCGCTTCTGGCGCCGCAAGCTCACCAGCCTGCGCGTGATCGGCATCACCGGCAGCGTGGGCAAGACAACCACCAAAGAACTGACCGCCGATGTATTGGGCCAGCGCTATCGCACCTTCAAGTCGGCTGGCAATTACAACAACGAGATCGGCCTGCCGCTCAGCGTGCTCAGCATCACGCCCGATACCGAGCGCGCCGTGCTGGAGATGGGCTTCTACGTGATTGGCGAGATTGCCCTGTTGGCCGATATTGCCGTGCCCGAGATCGGCGTGGTCACCAACATTGGCACGGTGCACGCCTCGCGGGCCGGTTCGCAGGAAGCCATCTACCAGGGCAAGGCTGAGCTGGTGCAAAACCTGAGCAGCGATGGCGTCGCCATCCTCAACTATGACGATCCCTTCGTGAAGCGCATGGCGCAGGAGACCAAAGCGCGGGTCTTCTTCTACGGGCTCGACCCCGCCGCCGACCTGTGGGCGGATGAGGTCGAAGGCCTGGGGCTGGACGGCGTGCGTTTCCGCCTTCACTATCAGAATGAAACTCTGCACGTGCGCATTCCGCTCATCGGCCGCCATTCAGTGCACACCGCGCTGCGCGCTGCCGCCGTGGGCGTGATCGAAGGCATGGACTGGGGCGCTATCCTCAGCGGGCTGCGCATGGGCAACGCCCAGCTGCGCCTGATGGCCGTGCCCGGCCGCAACGGCTCGTTGCTACTCGATGACACCTATAACGCCTCGCCTGAATCGACCGTGGCGGCGCTCAATCTGCTCAGCGAACTCGAGGGCCGCAAGGTGGCCGTGCTGGGGGATATGCTAGAGCTCGGCCAATATGAGGAGCAGGGCCACCGCGTGGTGGGCAACCTGGCCGCCCGCGTGGCCGACCTGCTGGTCACCGTCGGCCCGCGTGCCCACACCATTGCCGAGACTGCCCGCGCGGCTGGCTTGCAAGCCACCGCCATCAACGAATTTGAGGACACCGAAGGCGCGCTGGCTTATCTCAAGAGTGCCTTGGGCGCCGGCGACGTGGTCTTGGTCAAGGGCTCGCGCGGCGTGCACATGGACAGGATCGTGCCGGATCTGGAGGAACGTAATGAACGGTAG